Proteins co-encoded in one Plasmodium reichenowi strain SY57 chromosome 10, whole genome shotgun sequence genomic window:
- a CDS encoding putative membrane protein (conserved Plasmodium membrane protein, unknown function~part of same gene as PRSY57_1024800A~gap found within coding sequence) has protein sequence CKIRNIPLWLKIKEYLFFFQVNKKLNKQKMFISDEKNIKNMSILKLSNISCFGLFFIFLILKINFDQSSYDHINKKYNLLLKEYFLTHTNMEKSYDTFTYSADYYNFLNSIVIKNIMRNKKDLQNKNLFDINLNLNDYNISIYDDFFNPFPYDVFLKFSGDNQISDEITIGNPLLAHESNNESTKLENYKSIIEDNKGRIKYYDAYSILYNFEYSLSLLIRTSFNVQNYGVFKKDKEIFVHEIYEDNYNNMYNYKYILLIIMFIITIIYLILTIFMVYYIRSKIYISFFSFFFLNCFFFFLFHFMSFTPVSYFYDYINDIKENQISEIFNDMNKQDNFRSLLFDLLKIKWYKFYANLFSYIIILTSLLNIFFFFFINHISFLIKYKKIFLFVSIPIWISVFFMSLIGSYFPCNIQKNIFKWILLFYQIQTNQNSFPYEVLNKFIFVFFLFYLTSIFLFIYVKKKPNIIKLKKRNYQNDKDTKQVPFNHTNIYENYDILLYFKALLYSLDKTFEKVQLLKEKNKFSQMLNLQINMYNMYEKQKMMLQYGDINAQGNYMMRNQDNYFMNGQGNNYMMRNQDNYFINGQGNNYMNGQTNNYMNGQENNYTNSQKNNFMNGQMNNCMNGQENNYTNSQKNNFMNGQMNNCMNGQENNYTNSQKNNFMNGQTNNYMNGQTNNYMNGQENNYMNGQTNNFMNGQTNNFMNGQTNNFMNGQMNNFMNGQMNNFVNGQMNNYMNSQVHTENPYRPNENVQTSSQIMNGKHNYDHRMAGNIQEGKGINTNSKHKLYEIKKNDDHDIIDEDTSNNEDLERQNKNKDDEVDMIEKIENMSLFFTNILNEKYDFNFLKDENIKNNKKKTLVQWIISGLYDKDNYRRNEENKEKRQKTTKQLKRMIENLNEDLYYIDKIKISFTYLLFLKIKKYILIQKFNNLKEKKGELKTTYQNKILYKTHLSKLQHNLTKQMYQLEKNVLITNNLRDGLIHIIEDEAFYKKDEKKEEIINEEDQSNKGRIFEK, from the exons ATTGCAAGATAAGAAATATTCCACTCTGGTTGAAAATAAAGGAATATCTTTTCTTCTTTcaa gtgaataaaaaattaaacaaaCAAAAGATGTTTATATCTGacgaaaaaaatataaaaaatatgagTATCCTAAAATTATCTAATATATCTTGCTTCGgccttttttttatttttttaattttaaaaataaattttgaTCAAAGCTCATATGatcatattaataaaaagtataacCTTCTATTAAAGGAGTATTTTTTAACACACACAAATATG GAGAAATCATATGATACTTTTACATATTCAGCAGATTACTACAACTTTTTAAACTCCATAGTCATAAAGAATATCATgagaaataaaaaagacttgcaaaataaaaatttattcGATATTAATTTGAATTTAAATGATTAcaatatttctatatatgatgatttttttaatcCTTTTCCATACGACGTCTTTCTAAAATTTAGCGGCGACAACCAAA taTCCGATGAAATAACTATAGGCAATCCGTTACTTGCACACGAATCCAACAATG AGAGTACCAAATTAGAGAATTATAAAAGTATCATAGAGGATAATAAGGGAAggataaaatattatgacGCTTATTCGATTCTCTACAACTTTGAATACTCCCtatctttattaataaGG ACGTCGTTTAATGTGCAGAATTATGGTGtgtttaaaaaagataaagaaaTTTTCGTTCATGAGATATATGaagataattataataacatgtataattataaatatattttattaataattatgtttatcataacaataatatatttaattttaacTATATTTATGGtgtattatataagaagcaagatttatatttcttttttttccttttttttcttaaactgcttcttttttttcctaTTTCATTTTATGAGCTTCACACCAGTTAGctatttttatgattatattaaCGACATAAAGGAAAATCAAATATCCGAAATATTTAATGACATGAATAAACAAGACAATTTTAGATCCttattatttgatttattaaaaataaaatggtataaattttatgcaaatttattttcttatatcattattctTACATCCTTATtaaatatctttttttttttttttataaatcatatttcatttttaataaagtataaaaaaatttttctATTCGTGAGCATACCTATATGGATCTCAGTTTTTTTCATGTCCTTAATAG GATCTTATTTTCCATGTAATATCCAGAAGAACATTTTTAAGTGgatacttttattttatcaaatTCAAACAAACCAGAATTCTTTCCCTTACGAAGTCTTAaacaaatttatttttgttttcttcTTATTTTACCTTACCTCCATATTcctatttatttatgtaaagAAAAAACCAAACATAATTAAACTAAAAAAACGAAATTATCAAAATGATAAAGACACAAAACAGGTACCTTTTAATCACACGAATATATACGAAAACTATGATATCCTACTATACTTTAAAGctcttttatattcattagATAAAACTTTTGAAAAGGTCCAATTAttgaaagaaaaaaataaattttctCAAATGCTTAATCTTCAgattaatatgtataatatgtatgaaaaacaaaaaatgaTGTTGCAATATGGGGACATAAACGCACAAGGTAATTACATGATGAGAAATCAagataattattttatgaatgGTCAGGGGAATAATTACATGATGAGAAATCAagataattattttataaatggTCAGGGGAATAATTACATGAATGGACAAACGAATAATTACATGAATGGTCAGGAAAATAATTACACAAATAGCCAAAAGAATAATTTCATGAATGGCCAAATGAATAATTGCATGAATGGTCAGGAAAATAATTACACAAATAGCCAAAAGAATAATTTCATGAATGGTCAAATGAATAATTGCATGAATGGTCAGGAAAATAATTACACAAATAGCCAAAAGAATAATTTCATGAATGGCCAAACGAATAATTACATGAATGGCCAAACGAATAATTACATGAATGGTCAGGAAAATAATTACATGAATGGCCAAACGAATAATTTCATGAATGGCCAAACGAATAATTTCATGAATGGCCAAACGAATAATTTCATGAATGGCCAAATGAATAATTTCATGAATGGCCAAATGAATAATTTCGTGAATGGCCAAATGAATAATTACATGAACAGTCAGGTACATACAGAAAATCCTTATAGACCAAATGAAAACGTTCAAACATCAAGCCAAATAATGAATGGCAAACATAATTATGATCATAGGATGGCGGGAAATATACAAGAGGGGAAAGGTATAAATACAAACTCAAAACATAAATTGtatgaaattaaaaaaaacgATGATCACGACATTATAGATGAAGATACGTCAAATAATGAAGATTTGGAGAgacaaaataaaaataaagacGATGAAGTAGATATGATTGAAAAGATAGAGAATATGagtttattttttacaaatatattgaatgagaaatatgattttaattttttaaaagatgaaaatataaagaataataagaagaaaaCGTTAGTACAGTGGATAATATCTGGACTTTATGATAAGGATAATTATAGAAGAAATGAAGAGAATAAGGAAAAAAGGCAAAAAACCACAAAGCAATTAAAACGTATGATTGAAAATTTGAATGAagatttatattacatagacaaaataaaaatatcatttacatatttactttttctaaaga
- a CDS encoding putative membrane protein (conserved Plasmodium membrane protein, unknown function~part of same gene as PRSY57_1024800B~gap found within coding sequence) gives NTYIDYVIIFHKLNQSEILKKEIHISITKYFFWKEWVLYIFFNLMTCAIINIYWKKKERKENIFHVSVISLININIIYQQFI, from the exons AACACATACATAG attatgttattatatttcataaatTAAATCAATCTGaaattttgaaaaaagaaattcatataagcataactaaatattttttttggaaaGAATGGGTgctttatattttttttaatttgatGACATGTGCTATAATAAATATCTACTGGAAAAAGAAAga gagaaaagaaaatatatttcatgTTTCAGTAATTTCccttattaatataaatataatatatcagCAATTTATAG